One stretch of Brevibacillus laterosporus DNA includes these proteins:
- a CDS encoding integrase, whose protein sequence is MNNLAYEKQLHINRLVNRPNTYNFHQNEDGTVSIIPAWEQIAGTPVDEIRLNYMEDGIYRAHFLIEKASRRISRIEAHLDIDSRGVSGAQARFADTYDGQIDPVLQLDETKTYATVALSSSASAVAISVASTTGFTVGQEVTICDDTAFENQTITAIGSGKITLSKLINSYKKGAMIARSTVNRDTTVQKMKIGGWNTHTITISLG, encoded by the coding sequence GTGAATAATTTGGCGTATGAAAAACAGCTCCACATCAACCGTCTTGTTAATCGCCCCAACACATACAACTTTCATCAAAATGAAGACGGTACAGTTTCCATTATCCCTGCGTGGGAACAGATTGCAGGTACGCCTGTAGATGAAATTCGATTGAATTACATGGAAGATGGGATTTATCGTGCTCACTTTTTGATTGAAAAAGCGAGTCGCCGTATTTCCCGTATTGAAGCACATTTAGACATTGATAGTCGAGGAGTATCCGGAGCACAGGCGAGATTTGCAGACACTTACGACGGGCAGATAGACCCTGTTTTACAATTGGATGAGACAAAAACCTATGCCACAGTAGCTCTATCCTCTAGTGCTTCTGCTGTGGCTATTTCTGTTGCTTCCACAACAGGCTTCACAGTTGGACAAGAAGTTACGATCTGTGACGATACAGCTTTTGAAAATCAGACTATCACAGCCATTGGATCAGGGAAGATAACCCTTTCTAAGCTGATCAACAGCTACAAAAAAGGAGCCATGATCGCACGATCAACGGTGAATCGTGATACAACTGTGCAGAAAATGAAAATCGGTGGTTGGAATACACACACGATTACGATTTCGTTGGGATAA
- a CDS encoding DUF2634 domain-containing protein, with protein sequence MFPTLEGIVEMTDATPPIPWTYKLDWSTYQFVKGTDGRHVKTSNYAEYLEEIAKKILHTKRFQYAIYSDRMGVDFFEHIGKLPKHVPLTLIKRDVEDALEAHSEIERAEVTDSRYTDNRIALRLEIEGTRGNTKVVIDIWKR encoded by the coding sequence ATGTTTCCTACTTTAGAAGGTATTGTGGAAATGACAGATGCTACTCCTCCAATCCCTTGGACATATAAATTGGATTGGTCTACGTATCAATTTGTCAAAGGGACAGATGGTAGACATGTAAAGACCAGCAATTATGCTGAGTATTTGGAAGAGATTGCGAAAAAAATCCTGCATACCAAGCGCTTCCAATATGCTATTTACAGCGATCGAATGGGGGTAGACTTTTTTGAGCATATTGGAAAACTGCCAAAGCATGTGCCCTTGACTTTAATCAAACGCGATGTGGAGGATGCGTTGGAAGCTCATTCAGAGATTGAACGCGCAGAGGTCACCGATAGTAGGTATACAGACAATCGGATTGCCCTAAGGCTAGAAATTGAAGGGACACGCGGAAATACTAAGGTGGTGATAGATATTTGGAAACGATAG